One genomic window of Sphingopyxis sp. OPL5 includes the following:
- the cysK gene encoding cysteine synthase A, with product MKANSILDTIGNTPHIRVAKLFPDAEVWVKSERSNPGGSIKDRIGLAMIEAAERDGSLQPGGTIVEPTSGNTGIGLAMAAAVKGYKLVLVMPESMSLERRRLMLAYGATFDLTPREKGMKGAIERAIELVETTPGAWMPQQFENEANIDVHVRTTGPEILADFADTPIDALITGVGTGGHITGVAQFLKGHWPNLKVFAVEPVASPVISGGQPGPHPIQGIGAGFIPRNLHTDLLDGVIKVEAADAKDYARRSATEEGMLVGISSGATLAAIAQKLAELPAGSRVLGFNYDTGERYLSVPDFLPEI from the coding sequence ATGAAAGCCAATTCGATCCTCGATACCATCGGCAACACCCCGCACATCCGGGTCGCCAAGCTGTTCCCCGACGCAGAAGTCTGGGTGAAGTCGGAACGCAGCAACCCGGGCGGGTCGATCAAGGATCGCATCGGCCTGGCGATGATCGAGGCGGCCGAGCGTGACGGCAGCCTTCAACCCGGCGGCACCATCGTCGAGCCGACGTCGGGCAACACTGGCATCGGCCTCGCGATGGCCGCCGCGGTCAAGGGCTACAAGCTCGTGCTCGTCATGCCCGAAAGCATGTCGCTCGAACGCCGCCGCCTGATGCTCGCCTATGGCGCGACCTTCGACCTGACGCCGCGCGAAAAGGGCATGAAGGGTGCGATCGAACGCGCGATCGAATTGGTCGAGACGACTCCGGGCGCGTGGATGCCGCAGCAGTTCGAGAATGAGGCGAACATCGACGTCCATGTCCGCACCACCGGCCCCGAAATCCTCGCCGATTTCGCCGACACCCCGATCGACGCGCTGATCACCGGGGTTGGCACCGGCGGCCATATCACCGGCGTTGCGCAATTTCTGAAAGGCCATTGGCCGAACCTCAAGGTCTTCGCGGTCGAGCCCGTCGCATCGCCGGTCATCTCGGGCGGCCAACCCGGCCCGCATCCGATCCAGGGCATCGGCGCCGGCTTCATCCCGCGCAACCTGCACACCGACCTGCTCGACGGCGTGATCAAGGTCGAGGCCGCCGACGCCAAGGACTATGCGCGCCGCTCGGCGACCGAGGAAGGCATGCTCGTCGGCATCTCGTCGGGCGCCACCCTTGCCGCGATCGCCCAGAAACTCGCCGAGCTGCCCGCGGGCAGCCGCGTCCTCGGCTTCAACTACGACACCGGCGAACGCTACCTCTCGGTCCCCGACTTCCTCCCGGAAATCTGA